Proteins encoded by one window of Channa argus isolate prfri chromosome 1, Channa argus male v1.0, whole genome shotgun sequence:
- the dhx32b gene encoding putative pre-mRNA-splicing factor ATP-dependent RNA helicase DHX32, translating into MAHHVTSLTGAGCLEGKSLCCSNTGDLSQGNKEYDVLELNGFDGLPYSSRFYKLLKERKKLPVWRVKCEFMDTLEKAEVVYVCGSAKTGRSSQIPQWCAEFCLSVQFNHGMVVCTQTNAQQAVGLALRVADEMDVNIGHEVGYSIPLEMCCSTDTVLRYCTDDMLLREMMSDPFLERYGVVVLDQAHQRTVSTDILLGLLKDIILQRPKLRVVLLGAVEPTSKQLAHFSSSVMPVIRLESPGAGEVFYSSTGDSYFCSALRLVLEIHHSKEGGDVVVFLVTAQEIEIAHDILCHEGHSLPPDLGELLPVAVYPGQPGNRLFPGEETGQTRRIFLTSSPGEDFFWAVTSVRFVVDAGLEKRCVYNPRIRTHSVVTEPISASQAETRKQLAGPTGKCFCLYPEDRKLPAETRPHIGESDITSTVLFLKRMEIAGLGHCHFIDRPDPKGLMQALEELDYLAALDNDGNLSEMGIIMSEFPLEPQMAKTLLASCEFECVSEVVIIAAMLTAPNCFIVPSVDLRPEATQCHMKFQHPEGDHFTLIDIYKAFKQCQQDPQCDVEKWCQDLFLNHTALLRADALVTELTDTLKRIELPVSVPAFGSRSNTLNIKRALLAGFFMQVAQDVDGSGNYFILIHKHVAQIHPLSAYGPRSPKLGLPEWVLFHEHSFSVDNCLRTVTRITPEEFIRMAPQYYFYNLPQSESKDVLQNYLNHLASQCRQHRPKTPQEKPEEEQTYNPCVIQ; encoded by the exons ATGGCACACCATGTTACCAGTTTAACTGGAGCAGGCTGTTTAGAGGGAAAATCCCTGTGTTGCTCAAACACAGGAGATTTGAGTCAAGGAAACAAAGAATATGATGTTTTGGAGCTTAATGGGTTTGATGGACTACCTTATTCCTCCAGGTTTTACAAACTgttgaaggaaagaaaaaagctgcCAGTGTGGAGAGTAAAATGTGAATTCATGGACACATTGGAAAAAGCTGAGGTTGTTTATGTCTGTGGCTCAGCAAAAACTGGGAGGAGTTCTCAA ATTCCTCAGTGGTGTGCCGAATTCTGCCTGTCAGTCCAGTTTAATCATGGCATGGTGGTTTGTACCCAGACCAATGCACAACAAGCAGTGGGTCTCGCTTTGAGGGTGGCCGATGAGATGGACGTGAACATTGGCCACGAAGTTGGATACAGTATCCCTCTGGAAATGTGCTGCAGTACAGACACGGTGCTCAG GTACTGCACAGATGATATGCTGCTAAGGGAGATGATGTCAGACCCTTTCCTTGAACGGTACGGTGTGGTAGTGTTGGACCAGGCCCACCAGAGAACTGTATCCACTGATATACTCCTGGGTCTGCTCAAGGACATCATCCTGCAGAGGCCAAAGCTCCGGGTGGTCCTCCTTGGTGCCGTTGAGCCTACAAGTAAACAGCTGGCCCATTTCTCCAGTTCAGTGATGCCTGTGATTCGCCTGGAGAGCCCAGGTGCAGGGGAGGTGTTCTACAGCAGCACAGGTGACAGCTACTTCTGCTCTGCTCTCCGTCTGGTGCTGGAGATCCACCATTCTAAAGAGGGAGGAGATGTGGTTGTGTTTCTGGTGACagcacag GAAATAGAAATAGCCCATGACATCCTGTGTCATGAAGGGCACAGCTTACCCCCTGATCTAGGTGAGCTGCTGCCTGTTGCTGTGTACCCTGGTCAACCTGGGAATCGACTGTTCCCTGGGGAGGAGACGGGTCAAACCCGCAGAATATTCCTCACATCCAGTCCCGGTGAGGACTTCTTCTGGGCTGTCACCTCAGTACGTTTTGTGGTTGATGCAGGCCTGGAGAAAAGATGC GTCTACAATCCCAGAATCCGAACACACTCAGTCGTCACTGAGCCAATCAGTGCGAGTCAAGCCGAGACTCGCAAACAGCTGGCAGGTCCAACAG ggaagtgtttttgtctgtacCCAGAGGACAGAAAGCTTCCTGCTGAGACACGCCCACACATTGGAGAGTCTGACATCACTTCTACTGTGCTCTTCTTGAAGAGGATGGAGATCGCTGGACTGGGACACTGTCACTTCATCGACAGGCCAG ATCCCAAAGGCCTTATGCAGGCTTTGGAGGAGCTGGACTACCTGGCAGCTCTGGATAATGATGGCAACCTGTCTGAGATGGGCATCATCATGTCCGAGTTCCCCCTGGAGCCCCAGATGGCCAAGACTCTCCTCGCCTCCTGTGAGTTTGAGTGTGTCAGTGAGGTGGTCATCATTGCTGCAATGCTAACAG CGCCAAATTGCTTCATTGTTCCCTCTGTGGACCTGAGGCCAGAGGCGACCCAGTGCCATATGAAGTTCCAGCACCCAGAAGGAGACCACTTCACCCTTATCGACATCTACAAGGCCTTCAAACAGTGCCAGCAGGATCCAC AATGTGACGTAGAGAAGTGGTGTCAGGATTTGTTCCTGAACCACACTGCTCTGCTGAGGGCCGACGCTCTTGTTACTGAGCTCACCGACACTCTGAAGAGGATCGAGCTGCCTGTCTCTGTGCCTGCCTTCGGTTCCCGAAGCAACACCCTCAACATTAAGAGAGCCCTGCTCGCTGGTTTCTTCATGCAG GTGGCACAAGATGTGGATGGATCAGGGAACTACTTCATTCTGATCCATAAGCACGTAGCACAGATTCACCCTCTGTCTGCCTATGGTCCCAGAAGCCCCAAGCTGGGCCTGCCGGAGTGGGTACTGTTCCATGAGCACTCCttctctgtggacaactgcctccGCACTGTCACCCGCATAACCCCAGAGGA GTTCATACGGATGGCACCACAGTACTACTTCTACAATCTACCACAAAGTGAGAGTAAAGATGTCCTCCAAAACTATTTGAACCATCTGGCTTCTCAGTGCCGACAGCACAGACCTAAAACCCCTCAAGAGAAACCAGAGGAAGAGCAGACCTACAACCCCTGTGTCATACAGTGA